Genomic segment of Candidatus Eremiobacterota bacterium:
TTCCATTGAGCTTCCTTTTACCAGGGGGTACTGACGGGTGGAGCTCAGCCCATTTTGTCCCTGCCGGCAGGTCCTTTACGCGGCATCCCGTAGCATCGTGGATGGCGTTTATCACCGCCGGGGTTATGGGAACACAGGTGACTTCGGCGAAGCCCTTCATACCGTAGGGGCCCTCAGGGAAGGGAACCTCGACGGCCACTGAGACTATCTCGGGGGCCATCGAGGCGTCAGGGACACCGCACTTCAGGAATGTGTCATTGAGGGCACGGCCTTCCACGAGGGGCCACTCCTCGGTGAGGGCATAGCCTATCCCCATCATCACGCCGCCTTCTATCTGGGCCTCCACGGCGCGCCTGTTCAGCACCTTGCCCACGTCATGGCAGGCGATGACTTTCAGGACCTTGATGTCGCCCCTCTCCTCATCGACTTCGACCCAGGCGGCATGGGCCCCGGCAGAAAAGCCCCAGTGGGCCTTTCTGCTCCTGAACCCCGGTGTGCCCCAGGCGCTTTTTTCTCCTGGCGGAGGGAAGGCCACAGTTTCAGGAGGGAAGTACCTGAATGAGGCCGCGAGGGGGCAGCCGAGGTCCCCGAGAGCGATGGAACGGCGGGAGTCTGCCGTCCTGAGGAGCGGGCCGTCCAGAAACAGGGCGGCAGGCTCGGCAATGCCGAGCCGCCCGGCGGCAGCCTGGCGTACCGATGAGAGGAGGCTCCTGCAAGCCGTCATGACGGCATTTCCCGTCATGACGGTCTGCCTTGAGGCGCTCGTCGAGCCTGTATAGGGAGTCTCCGCGGTGTCAGCCGTGATGACGGATATCCTTTCCTTGGGGATGCCGAGGGCCGAGGAGGCAATGGTGAGCGTGCCCATGAGGGCCCCCTGGCCGAGCTCATGATGGCTGATCCTGACGGTGAGGTCCCCGCCCGGAGAGAGCTCCACGTCTGCAGCGGCGCTCTCGGGGACATGGTGGCCGAAGCCCATGTTCTTGTAACCGCAGGCGATGCCGAGGCCCAGCTTTCTTCCTTTCCCGGGGCGCGGCGGGGGAGTCTCCCTGAGGACGTCCCTGAGGGCCTCCAGAGTCTCTACGACGCCGAGCATGCCCGGCTCGATGACCTGGTCCGCAGCGTTGGGGAGGCCCGGCCTGAGGGCGTTCCTTATGCGGATCTCAATGGGGTCAAGGGAGAGCTTCCGGGCCATCAGGTCTACCATGGACTCCATGGCAAAGGTGACCTGGTTCGCGCCAAAGCCTCTCATCGCCCCCGAGGGCACCGCGTTGGTGTACCAGCTTTTGCCGTCAATTCTCACGGAGGGTATGAAATAAGGGCCTGCGGCAAAGATGGCCATGTTCTGTATGATCTCCAGGCCGCAGGAAGCATAGGCCCCCTTGTCTATCTCAAGCGACGCGTCAAGGGCCAGGAGCTTTCCCTCCCGATCCGCTCCCAGCCTGTACTGCATCGCCACGGGATGGCGCTTGACATGGACCATTATGGATTCTTCGCGGGAGAGCGAAATTTTCACCGGGGCGCTGCACTTGAGGGCACCGAGGGCAAGGCAGGCCTGGAGCACCAGCTCCCCTTTCGCGCCAAAGGCCCCTCCCACGGGGATCTGGATAATCCTTATCTTTTCCTCAGGGATCGCCAGCGCTTCAGAGAGCTCCGCCCGGTTGCTGAAGGCATCCTGGGTGGCGATCTCAATGAGCAGGCCGCCGGTGCCGTCAGGGTATGCAAGGCCCGCTTCAGGCTCAAGGTAAGCATGCTCGATCCTGGGGGTGAAGAAACGCTCTTCAATGACGGCGTCGCAGCGGGAGAAGGCTTCATCGACATCTCCGCGCTCAAGCCTCACGTGGCGGAAAAGGTTGCCCTTCTTCTCCTCATGGACGAGGGGCGCCCCGGGCCGCCGGGCCTCTTCCACAGTTCTCACGGGCACAAGATCCTCGAAGACCATGATGATTTTTTCAAGGGCTGCCCCGGCCGCTTCTTCGCTCTCGGCAAAGACGCAGGCGACGGGATCGCCGGGAAAGCGTGTCTTATCTCCCACGGCGAGCAGGGCGGGCTGATCGCGCTCGATGCAGCCGATCCTGTTGGTGCCCCTGATATCACGATAAGTGACCACGGCCCTGACGCCCGGGTGTGCCTCAGCCTCTTTGCAGTCAAGCTCCCTCAGCAGGGCGTGCTCCCTCCCGGACCAGAGAATCCTGCCATAAAGCATGGACTGGCGGACGAGATCGTTCCCGTATTTCAGGGCCCCTCTCGCCTTCTCCCCGGCTTCAGCCCGCCTGACGCTCATATCCTCTGAGCCCCCGGCAAGGGGAGCTTCCCCTCCGCTGATGCGGGCCGCAGCATCCTTTACGGCGTCCACGATCTTCTTATAGCCGGTGCAGCGGCAGA
This window contains:
- a CDS encoding molybdopterin-dependent oxidoreductase; its protein translation is MKPLVHLTFTLNGTPVEDQVPGDKSLLWYLRERRGLTGAKSGCGKGHCGACTVLLNGDPVRSCVIPLSSPRLQKAIVETIESLSPPGGPLHPLQQAFVDNGAIQCGFCTPAMIMSAKALLQENPSPGEEEIKAHFARHRNFCRCTGYKKIVDAVKDAAARISGGEAPLAGGSEDMSVRRAEAGEKARGALKYGNDLVRQSMLYGRILWSGREHALLRELDCKEAEAHPGVRAVVTYRDIRGTNRIGCIERDQPALLAVGDKTRFPGDPVACVFAESEEAAGAALEKIIMVFEDLVPVRTVEEARRPGAPLVHEEKKGNLFRHVRLERGDVDEAFSRCDAVIEERFFTPRIEHAYLEPEAGLAYPDGTGGLLIEIATQDAFSNRAELSEALAIPEEKIRIIQIPVGGAFGAKGELVLQACLALGALKCSAPVKISLSREESIMVHVKRHPVAMQYRLGADREGKLLALDASLEIDKGAYASCGLEIIQNMAIFAAGPYFIPSVRIDGKSWYTNAVPSGAMRGFGANQVTFAMESMVDLMARKLSLDPIEIRIRNALRPGLPNAADQVIEPGMLGVVETLEALRDVLRETPPPRPGKGRKLGLGIACGYKNMGFGHHVPESAAADVELSPGGDLTVRISHHELGQGALMGTLTIASSALGIPKERISVITADTAETPYTGSTSASRQTVMTGNAVMTACRSLLSSVRQAAAGRLGIAEPAALFLDGPLLRTADSRRSIALGDLGCPLAASFRYFPPETVAFPPPGEKSAWGTPGFRSRKAHWGFSAGAHAAWVEVDEERGDIKVLKVIACHDVGKVLNRRAVEAQIEGGVMMGIGYALTEEWPLVEGRALNDTFLKCGVPDASMAPEIVSVAVEVPFPEGPYGMKGFAEVTCVPITPAVINAIHDATGCRVKDLPAGTKWAELHPSVPPGKRKLNGKPR